Proteins encoded by one window of Salvia splendens isolate huo1 chromosome 5, SspV2, whole genome shotgun sequence:
- the LOC121803925 gene encoding S-locus-specific glycoprotein S6-like translates to MVLVDDDDHGVKKYLTSWTSPDDPSPRDFVYKIQNRGLADMVVLEGARKRYRLGQWNGMHFSGYQRYPNPIFKPFFVFKQDRLISIGEAYKTSLFVRSPLHTSGSVRRHTLNLRKGKWNLATMFPLDTCNEYSN, encoded by the coding sequence ATGGTGCTGGTGGACGATGATGATCATGGCGTCAAAAAGTATTTGACGTCATGGACAAGTCCAGATGATCCTTCTCCACGTGATTTTGTTTATAAGATCCAAAACCGGGGATTGGCTGATATGGTTGTTCTGGAAGGGGCAAGAAAAAGATACCGACTTGGACAGTGGAATGGAATGCATTTTTCTGGATATCAAAGATATCCGAATCCCATTTTCAAACCATTCTTTGTATTCAAACAAGACAGGCTGATATCCATTGGAGAGGCCTACAAGACCTCCCTTTTCGTAAGATCCCCTTTACACACATCTGGTTCAGTTCGGCGCCATACTCTCAATCTCAGAAAAGGCAAGTGGAATCTTGCCACCATGTTTCCCTTGGATACATGCAATGAATATTCGAACTAG